The Aspergillus fumigatus Af293 chromosome 5, whole genome shotgun sequence nucleotide sequence CAGCATCGCCCGCTGCCTCAAACACCCTGAGAATCTTAAAGTTTCTCTGCTTGACGTGACTTAACATAATGTCAATTGCCTTGGCGGCCTGCTCTGCAAGAATCTTCTCATCTGCTTTTGATGCTTCATCGGCAATCTGATGTAACCGCTTAAGCCAGTATAACCATCTCCAGGGACTAAATCCATCAGGTGCTCGTTGACCTAGCTCTGACTGCACAAAGGTGAAGCCACCTTTCCCAATGGTACTGTTCGAGCAATCATTCCATAAGACATCGGACAAGAGTATGATGTTATGCCCGGCTTCTCGGATCCAGGCACATGTAGATGGGAGTAACGAAGCAATAGTAAGTACATGGATTGGTCGGCGaggatcttcatcttccggCTCGTTAGAGCTTCCAAGGGGGCGCACTGCCTCGAATGTCTCACGAAAAAGAATCAGGGCAATCTGGCAAAGCCGGTCGTTTGCAACGCGCGTGGATGCAAGCTTCGCAAGGAAGGACGCAGCATTAAGACGCTGCTTTGAGCTCATTGCCGCGCAGTCATTTATCCAGAACCCTGTCATGTCCGTCGCGAGGAGCGGCAGGTCATTCCAGACGGTACCATCGGGAGTTCTAGCAATATCGATGCCAGCGCCCGGTGCCGGCCTCGTTAGTGGCCCGCGTCCCCGCGTCCGGAGGATGTCAAGGATCCATCTGTCTTGCTCAAAGCTTTCGTGGGAGACATGTCTGGCGCATTGGTAATAGACGTACCAGAGAGAATGCAGATACCGCTCGCAGGAATCAATGGAATCCCGGCTCCGGCAATAGCTTTGGCCCACGATCCACGCTCTGTTATGTGCTACAGATCGGAGGAGGTCGAAATCCCCTGCTCGAGCAGCCTCCTCCAGATCCGCCCGATCCGCTGGGTCGCATGCAGCAAAGCCGGAAGGTCTATCCCGCGGCGGTGAGCTTGGTGAATCTCTTAGTAAGTCGTGCATCTTGAGTTCAGGAACGTAAATGAGCTGGCAGTACCAATTGCTGGTGAAGGTCACGAGAGTGAATCTCTAAAAATGAGCTGAACGTAGGAGAGCAAGGGATTCGACAACGGATATCATTtataaaataaaaaatggCTGAGGGGTAGATAACGAATGGTAAGGGAGATGCCATCTTTACAACAGGCAGCAACATTGTTTTGCCTCCAAATCAGACCCGTCTACTATTGGTGACACGCCACTCGTTCAGGGTAGGGGACACACCGAGATCAGCAGGAGGCGTGTCTATGACTTGATATCTGGGGCTAGTGGCGCTGACTATCTAGGGCAATCCTGGTCAGACTAGACTCTAGTGCTGTAGCGCTCCACAGCAGAGTTGAAAATACAATGGAGCTAGTTATAGAAGTCGAGATAGCAGTCATACTCGATACAGATATAGTGTAGAAAACAGGACAGCATATACTGAAATGCAGCAAACTTGTATCTACACAGTGGCTGCTTCATAATCAACCCAGTAGTAGCACAGAACTACCCGCCTCAGTTCACCTCCTGACAGACGCACTTTCTAGTATAAGAATCAAAGTAGCaatcttctttctcaattGCGTCGGTACACTGTATGTGGAAGTTAGCATACTCGTGGAGTAATAAGGTCCAGGGCAAGTTACCATTTTGAAGTCGCAATGACAGATAGCGTTCAGCCCACTTTGTGACTCATAATGGCATTGATTGTTTTTTGGATCGCACTTCTAGTTTTGAAAGATCAGGCCCTTCGTCTGGAATGGtttaattatatttagatTACTATAATACAGTATAGGATTATGCctgaagatatctacaactttaATAAGACTGGCTTTATAATaggcttagtagctactacTAAGatagttacaagagctgagatgcttagttAGCTattccttatccagccagaGAACCGCGAATAGGTTACatctatagagtgtattaactctactaGATGGGTGCTTCCACTATGCATTATCTTTAAAGAAAAGGTCTATATTAAGGGCTGGTATTAAGATCtagccttaccagcagactggcagATTAAGATTAGtaagaatagatagataacTAATTAGATTAGATTACAGTAGCTTtaaaaagtctttattctTACTACTACCAGTTGTACAACTAGTAGATATCaactattaattcttaatagCCATGGGAGCTATCTAACACCTTAATTTAACTATATCTGCAGTaagaataatattattcCACTCTGCATGCCTGTATATTCATCctatcttcttcagtctctAAATGTTagctgtttctctcctctaaagtatatatatagttgCTTGATTAAGATGAGGATATAACTTAGTTttaactatattaataagctTAACTTCCTTAAGGCCTATCCACAGGCCTATACAGTAATCTTTTCactagataatattaaaagtaGCTTCTCAGTAACTAGATTAATACTACTAAATCTAGATTAAGTGCTTAGTtagcttaatatccagcttaaAACCCCTACATCACTAGGCAGCTGATTAACAGATTCCATCCTAAAAACACTATATAATCTCAAGCAGTTAAAGAAGCA carries:
- a CDS encoding DUF3632 domain-containing protein; the encoded protein is MHDLLRDSPSSPPRDRPSGFAACDPADRADLEEAARAGDFDLLRSVAHNRAWIVGQSYCRSRDSIDSCERYLHSLWYVYYQCARHVSHESFEQDRWILDILRTRGRGPLTRPAPGAGIDIARTPDGTVWNDLPLLATDMTGFWINDCAAMSSKQRLNAASFLAKLASTRVANDRLCQIALILFRETFEAVRPLGSSNEPEDEDPRRPIHVLTIASLLPSTCAWIREAGHNIILLSDVLWNDCSNSTIGKGGFTFVQSELGQRAPDGFSPWRWLYWLKRLHQIADEASKADEKILAEQAAKAIDIMLSHVKQRNFKILRVFEAAGDAVTQDKDFLGLTKEW